One genomic segment of Sorex araneus isolate mSorAra2 chromosome X, mSorAra2.pri, whole genome shotgun sequence includes these proteins:
- the IL1A gene encoding interleukin-1 alpha, whose protein sequence is MAKVPDLFEDLKNCYSENEEFSSEVEHLSQTQKSFYDASYGPLHENHFDKYMSLSTSENLKTSKLTLKKSMVMVETHGKILKKRRLSFNQFLTDEDLEVIANASGSSHYLPEEEIQPRSVSYELRSNVKYKFITTKGQCTLKDSLNQSIIQEDKYLRATALQDLNAEVKFDMGTYLADDDSEIPVTLRISKTQLFVSAQNEDEPVLLKEFLETPKTIRDETNILFIRENSGSVSYFKSVAYPDLYIATKQDHFVHMAKGPPSITDFFVWES, encoded by the exons ATGGCCAAAGTCCCCGACCTGTTTGAAGACCTGAAGAACTGTTACAG TGAAAATGAAGAATTCAGCTCTGAAGTGGAGCATCTCTCTCAGACTCAG AAATCCTTCTATGATGCAAGCTATGGGCCACTTCATGAGAACCACTTTGACAAATATATGTCTTTGAGTACCTCAGAAAACTTGAAGACTTCTAAGCTTACTCTCAAGAAGAGTATGGTGATGGTGGAGACTCACGGGAAGATTCTGAAGAAGAGGAGGCTGAGTTTTAATCAGTTTCTCACTGATGAGGACCTGGAAGTCATTGCCAATGCCAGTGGAAGTAGTCATTACCTACCAGAGGAAG aaatccAGCCCAGGTCTGTCTCTTACGAATTGAGGAGCAATGTGAAATACAAATTTATAACAACCAAAGGCCAGTGTACCCTAAAGGATAGCCTCAATCAAAGTATCATTCAAGAAGACAAATACCTCCGTGCTACTGCTTTACAGGATCTAAATGCTGAAG TGAAATTTGACATGGGTACTTATTTAGCAGACGATGATTCTGAAATACCTGTGACACTAAGAATCTCAAAAACTCAGTTATTTGTAAGTGCCCAAAATGAAGATGAACCTGTGTTGTTAAAG GAGTTTCTTGAGACACCCAAAACGATCAGAGATGAAACCAACATCCTCTTCATTAGGGAAAATAGTGGTAGTGTAAGTTACTTCAAATCAGTTGCCTATCCAGACTTGTATATTGCCACAAAACAAGATCACTTCGTGCACATGGCAAAAGGACCTCCTTCTATCACTGACTTTTTTGTATGGGAAAGCTAG